The window TGGAAACATTGGGGATAGGTTGTGAGGTGGGGCTGATGGCTGTACTGGGGGGTATGGGAAAGTATCTTGTGCATGTGCACATATTGAGGGACAAAGGGCTCTTGGGGCTAGGATGTGAGGTGCTTTGGGGAATGTACTGAGGGGATGAGGGTGTCTTGTGAGTAGGTATATTAAAGAGGCCATAACAGTTTCTTACATAACAAGAGAATGGAACAGACCTGTGGTCCTCGACTCTAGTTTCCTTCCCGTAAAAGTGGTCTGTACTGAGTGCTTCATTGTAGGTTGTAGATCCCCCAATAATGCACTTGGACAATGTGCCATTACTTTTTCATGGGGGCAAATGTTTTCCTGTCCTCAGCCCATAATCAGCATATGCTGTGGAGCAGGAGGATTTAATGAAGGAAGGATTTATCATGTGATCCCAGCTAGGGAGCTAGGGAACTACAGATGCTCTTCTTCTCAGGGATGGATCAAATGCAAAGTGGCCAGGACAAAGTTACACTTTCATTTTTCGTGCCAGAGTCTTAGTGGGGCTTCTGTGTCTGTGGCTTCCTTGTCAATCTCCCCACTTCCCCATTCTGCCCTTTTATTGCCTTGCAGCTGCACGCTTTTGCTCACATCCATGATCCTGTTTTCTCGGACCTGGGGAGCACACTCACAGGCAGCGGgtgcagggccacctggggggtgGAGCAAGTGGGCCAATTGGcctcaggccccacaggggccccaacgagaatatagtattctatagtattgcaacttttttgtatggaaggggccctgaaattgctttgcccaggccccctgaatcctctgcgtGGCCCTGAGTGGGTGAGCAGCAAGAACCCAGGCCCTTTGTTGGATATGCCTCCTGATGTGCTGTTGCTTTCCCCTCTGTTCTCATTGTAGTTCCTCCTTCCGCTCCGCTCTGCAGAATTCTGGGGTCCCTGGATGTCGGCAGCGACATTACCCTGACCTGCAACTCAGAAGAAGGCATCCCTCGGCCGACATACCTCTGGGAGAAGTTGGACAATGCTCCCAGGCTACCCCCTACTGCCACACAAGGTGCTTGCTCTATTGTTTACCTTCCTCTTCCCCAGGTGGCTAATTTGGCTTGGTTTTGTTTGTGCTGCCAGTGATGACACATTTTATGGAGATCACCCTGAGTCATCGCACAGTCACTTATTTGTAAAAAAGGTACCATGTGGGGAATAAAAGGGTGACTTGACAGCTGTAGTGTCTTGGGTGCCCTCTAGTGGCCATTCTCTCTATAGGGGTTCTTCATATAGGAAATGCTTCAGGCTGCAACTGCTCAACAAAAAAGTTGTGGCCAAAATGTTCCCAGGTTACTGTTGATTTGGGGGGCCACACTGATTTAAATGCATTTCAAAGCAAACTCAAATAGCCAAGGACTGGAAATTGTGGAAAGGTAGCCTTAGGATCACCCAAAGAATTTTGCAACCTCTTGAATCGGAGACTTACCCCTATTCCCCAGTGTGGTGCCGAGGGGTGCTGTGCTTCTGGATCAGCTGTCCTCCAGACGTGAAATAAAGCTAAGGCCCTGATCACTTTTGGTTCTGAAAAAAATCCCATGGTACCGCTTGTGAGACTTAGAAGTTTGTCTTGGTGTACTGGCCAAATGGCAACTCGCCTATTTCTAATCTTCTACCTTAACTTACTCCAGAGTTTGTTGATATGGGATCCTTTGATTTTTTTGTATAAAACAGGCATGAGGAGCATTGGCAATGGCTGTGTAGGGAACCCAGGACTGGACTAGCAgagagggctgcagggcaggattgAATTTTATTGGAAGAGCTGGGTGGGGAAGATTGCACATCCCTTGCTTGTATTTTGCCTGTCTCTCTTCTCATGCACAATATCAGCCCCAAGCTTTCACGCAGAAAaattcatttacaaaaaaaaaagaaacatctaCTGTAAGCTCCTTAAGACCTAatctgtttgtgtttgtgtgtgtgtgtgtgtgtgtgtgtgtgtgtgtgtgtgagagagagagagatgcttccTTCTGAAGGTTATTTCCTAATTTATTTCTCTCTTAAGAGTCTCACACCAGAATTCCCTGTTTGCTGGATTTGCCTTTTCATGGTTTTCTGGAAAGGTTATGTATAAATCCTTCTTTGTCTTCCTACTTGTCTAGACCAAGTCCAGGGCACGGTCACCCTCCGGAATATCAGCACTGTGTCCTCAGGTCTTTACCAGTGCGTGGCTTCTAATGCCATCGGAACTAGCACCTGCCTTCTGGACCTGCAAGTCATTGCACGTAAGTACAGTCCAATGGCAGGTTTGACCATGCAGTTTAGCTCTGCTCTGGCATGTATACCCTGAACCATCACAGATAGGACCCTAGTGCCCACGACTATGGGGATGGAGAGCCATCTGGGCCACCACATTCTTCCCTAGCTCCAACCAGTGGAGCTCCAGGTCGCACCCTAACCCTGATTTCGTCCTTCCCTTTTTGTTCCATGTTCCCACAGCTCATCCCCGAAGTGTTGGCTTGATTGCTGGAGCTGTTGCCACGGGTGCAGTTGTGCTCATTGTTTGCATTGTCTTGGTGGCTGTGGCACTGGTTTATTGGAAGAACAAAcacaaggaggaagaagaggaggagattCCCAATGAGATAAGGTTGGGCTCAGGGCAGACAGATGGCAATGAACCTTGGGTCACAGCTGGCTCTGAGTGATCTTTGCTCCCCTCTGCTGATCCCACTGATGTTCTCTGGGGCTGCCAAGAGCACCTGCATCCAGAAAATGGAGGCAAATGCTAGAGATAACTAATTTCTGGATGGGCAGAGGAGGTCTGAGTTCTTGTAGGTGAGGCAATGGGGGTGGGAGATCTTTGCATGCCCTGTCTTTACACAagggggatggaggctgacagcagtGGCTATGTGGAGGGAGAGATTTCAAAACTGAAGGGATAAATGTGGGTGTAAGATGAGTGAGGCATCCCATGCCATGGCACCAAACAGCAatgggggagggctctggggatAGAGGAGAGACTTTGTCCAAGCTTACAGCCCTGTCCCTGGTGAGTGTCCTGACCCCGCAAACACACAactgcttcccatgggatctttgCCTCAGTGCTAGCGGATGGGACAATTAATAAGAACTAAGATGAGTGATGACAGATGATGTGTGATCAGGACAGGATGGTGCCCTTGGTTACTGCATCTGTCACCTGGTACCTTTGATCACCGCTGCCATTAAGCTGGGTGAGTAATAGATTTTTTGGTTAGTtagaaattgtgaaaaaaaaccaCCTTGTTTCAGGCCCCCTGGCCACAAAACTGTTTGAAATTTTTAGTGaattaaaacaaattcattttgggtcaaacaaaatgtttcattttgattttgagcatttttacaagtttttaaaataaaattaaaaggcatTTTGAAACAAGAATTCCTTTAGAACTGGGATAATGGAACCGTTTATTTCCTTTGCAAAACAGTTCAGTGAAATCAACATGAATTCATAAAAGGTTTTGGTGTTGCTGAATCAGTATTTGTtgccaaaatatattttttgtgtgGAAAAACTGTGCCCAGCTCTGTCACCTGTGCCTCTGTGGAGGGAGGTCAGGGGCATGAGGGGGTCTGGGGGATTCTGATCTCCTGCCCTCTCTCTTTAGGGAGGACGACCTGCCACCCAAATGCTCTTCGGTCACAAAAGCGTTCCATGGTGATGCATCCTCCTCAGAGAATGATACCCTCACCTCCTCCAACACCTACAACAGCCGCTACTGGAACGACCACAAAGCCAATCATGCCACAGACTCCTTCACCCGTTTCAGCAATAACAATGATGTGCGCCAGCCCTTCTCCCGCTCCGGGAGCACCAATGCCCGCCCTGTCTATGCCAACGGAGGCCACCCGTCCCCAGCTCCACCCAAGACGCTGGTGGTGACAGCCAGCACGGCACCATCCCCACAGGAGGTGGCCAGGAGCAATGGCTCAGTCAGCCGCAAGCCAAGGCCTCAGCCCACACGCTCTTATGCTGTGAGCCAGGCGACGTTGGAGCGGATAGGGGCTGTGCCCGTCATGGTGCCGGCCCAAAGCCGGGCAGGCTCCCTGGTGTAGGAAGCGAGAGCGGGTGTAAGGAAAGCAAGAAGCTATCGTGCCAGATGGGGCGAAGATCTGGCCAAGagaccctcctcttcctccctgaaaTGGGATGAAGGGGGAGATGTGCTTCTCCCTGGTGCCCGCCCCCCTTCACTAGACTTTAACCTACCAATGTGATGGTCCTTTCTTTGCCACGCCACCCTCGGGCTCTCAGGGGGATCCTCCACACCAGCTGGATCTCACAGATGTGCCAAGGCGATGGGAGGGGTCCCAAGGGTGCCAGATCCTTGCAGGGGATGCTTGTTTGTTTCTAATCTCCACCtgatggtttggggtttttgaTTTCCGAGGAGTGGGCGAGTTAGGTGGGGTTCATGAGGAGAgccagaaggggcaggggaaggaggggcctTCTGTGGAAGGACATCAGCTCTACTGCGCAcgtgcccaccaccagcccaagAACGGGCGATGGAATCAGAGAGGTGAGCGAGGAGACGCTGGCCATGCCAGGCTGATTTCAAAGGGCCGAGGCAGAAacagacccaccagccagagcagagcggaaggggtgggggatgggcttGGacgttctatttatttatttctgtttcctTCTCTCTTCACACTGGACGGTTTCCTGCACTAGTTCTGGATGCTTCTGGAGCTCCATTTGCCTCCTTGGAAACTGCTGCCACTGGGGCCTCCTTCCCCAAGAAGCTGCTTGGAAGGATGATGTgtgtggctgctgcagcaggagttTTCTTAGAAGCTAAAGGAATCGAGTggggtgggaagcagcagccagctcctgccaggcTGGCCAAAAGCCTCCGGTGGCTGAAGAGCCGCCCTGTTTCTAGGTGTGTGGCTTAAATTCCCAATGAGCTGGGCTTAGCTTTAGCCTTTGCATGGTAGGTTCTCCCTACTGGGTTATTCGGGGCTGGTCTGCATGGTCCTAGCACGGTGCTTGTTGAACTGGGGAGGCCCTGGCACTGAGGCACCTCCCTTGCTGGATGCTGAGGTTGTTGGGGTTTGGTTTTAAATACTGCTCTTTAGAAagagtgaaagcagggggctcgTGGAGGAGGCAGGCCCACGGGGTGGGTGTCCTAGCTGTCCGCTCTGTTCCCTCCATGCCATGTGGCCGGATCTCTGAGGCACCTCACACTGGCAAATGTGCATGGTGCTCTGTTGCCTCCAGGCCACAGCTCACATATAACCAAGTTTTTCTCTTGTGACTAAATAGCCTTAATCAAAGCAGAGGGTCTAAACCATTTGAGGGTCTTGCTGTTACAagggggctggagcccaaggGGCTAGATCCCACTGCCTCAAGGAGGGTGGAATCACATCCTGACATCCACAGGCACCTCCTTTGTAATGCTGACACTGACATACTTAAAGGGAACACCTCCACcctcaccatcaccaccaccaaagCACCAGAGACTCCCCCATGGCCCTAGGAAAGGGAGGCTGCTGTCCCTATCCTTGACCCTACATGGGATGAGGGAGCTGCATAAATCTACCACtatcatcctcttcctcccccccttatctctgctttcccttccacatgGCACAGATGCCGCAGGGGTCATCTCTTTCATGATCACACAGACATTGCTGGGAGGCTCCTGGTCTCCATGTGAGCACAGCCATTGGGCTGAGGGCTGCCTGGGCTGCATGGGTTTGAAGCTTGGCTGAGATTTTGTGCCTTCtttgcttaaagaaaaacaaaaaccaaccacccCTTTTGCCCCCGGCCCTCAATTCTGCCCACAGATATTGCAAACCTCCCAGGCAGACAGCTGCCTGGCTTATACACCTTTCACGGGGAGTAAACTCTTTCCTAGTGTGCTGTCTGTCTCTCCCTTGACTGCTTGGAGGGGaagagcagctttgaaaatcctaaTGTGAAAATAATCCCAACAGATTCTCTCTGCTTTTGCAACAACTCTTCTGTGAAGTTTAAAGGGATGCTGCCCCTTGGCAGCCCTGCTTCAAGGTTGGGGAAATTCTGCTGATTCTACCCTTCATGAGACTGTTCActcctctttctttgttctttctAATTGTCTAAAATTCAATAAAATTTTATTCATATAAAAAGGGAACATTTTTTGCTGGTTTCTTTCGTTCAGCCTCGTTCTTTACATTTCTATCTGCTTTTGTTGAAACTCTCCCCTGAAGGTGACCTGCCAGGACCACATGACAGTTCTTGCCCCTTATTAGCGCAGTCATTAGTAACAAACGCTTTAGTTAGGTTGCAAAAGGGCTTCAGTTATAGCCTCCTGGGTTTGCTTGCTCATAGCTCTCTGACACATTCTCCCTGGGGATGTAATTTACCAAGCCTATGCACTCCCTCTCTTGGCCCAAAGGTGAGTTTTATTTTCTTGCTGGTCAGAGGGAAATTGCTTCTGCTGAGTTGTGTTAATGGGAAAAAGGGGTTTAAAAATTGTCACaccttctctcacacacactgcagCACAGCTGCTCTTCATAACCTGAAACATGGCATGTTCCTAGTCCTCACTGAGGCTAAGGGCCCAAACCagaaacttccactgacttcaaagggctttagatcaggcttcAAGTTTGATGTTTGGGGGAAAACCTGTTTGGAAATTAACTAAACTTCTGACCACGTGAACCAGGCCTGGAAAATACTCACTGCCATAGTGTATGAGGTTTTCTGCTTTCAATACATGGTGATTGTAGCTAACTGGTACCTGTTAACTTTCTCAGTTCCAGGTGTAGCTATCTCAGCATGGTTGCTCTGCTATGTTCTATTTggtttttcctattttttccttaaaaaccCAATTCATAAAACTGAATTCAGCATGAATAAGCATAAGGGTCCAAAAGCACTATTAACTCAGCCATGCTGATTATGTGTCTGTTTGGGACTTCAGTTTAATGTCCAGCTTAAAatatgtgtgtctgtgttgtTAGCTAGGGCCCCCACATCATGTAGGATGTATGCATTACACTTGCTCTTGGAACCTTAATGTTTGCATTTACTAACTTAATTGTGCAACCCTGGTGTTACATTAATCCAGGAGTTTTTCCATTTTATTCCTATTATAGCCTTTTAAGTATTATGTACCATTAGCCATTCCCCACCATCAGCTCACCCTGGGTCAAATTCTGTAGATGAACCAAGCCCCCAGCATAGGTCCTTGTAGTGTCTGGAGTCGAGTAGCCATAGTATAAGGATATGCTGCTTAAGTAGAGAGGGCAAAGGACTACAGAAAggcacacacagagccctctcaGTTGCTCTCCTTAATCTCAGCTTTCATCTTAAATGAAATATCTtgttatggttgcaaagaaaatcttgaaaacatgacttGAGTATAACCTATGCAGCACtacctgcctgagtttgcagagagcctgaaacagtagCTCAGAGGTGGGAACTACCTCTTCTTTTCACTACATGCAAGTCAGATACCACTAACGATACTTAAAATGTCAACATGGCGAGTTAGTTCACTGCTCATCACAGCATGTAAGAGCTTCCAGTTTCCCACGTGGGGATCAGCACACAAGACTAGCTGTAGATGAGAGAGGTATGGAAGATATAAACATTAAGATATTCAAACCTTTAATGAAACATGGCAGCATGGGCCCCAGTGATTTCATTTTCCTGAATGAGGGCTCAGTTTCAAAAGTTTGGGAAATACTAGTCTGCACATCCTATTCTCTGTTTACTTCCTTTGTGCACCAGAATCATGACTGagactcttccagaggtgggaacgtggctgcagaagcagcaggggGACTGCTCACAGTGGGTTGTGGTGGGGTCTGCCAAAATGATGgcattttaacaaaatatttattaaaaaaggaGCTTGAAGGAAGTAAGTCAATATGAAAATAGAGGATCCAGCCCTAACAACATACCCCACAAGCAGTCCCATAATTGATTTCACCACACTATTGCAGGAGGAAAGTCCTCTCCATTGTAACGCAATCTGGCCAGTAGGAGTTGATGAGACATCCCTCAGACAATAACAGTTTCATGGAAGGTGACCTTTGATACTTGAAGCTACTTAAGCGTGTCCAATTTTTCAGGAGTTTTCCACTGAATGAGCCTGTAGAGTGGCATAGGTAAGGGTTGTCCTCTCTCATTAAGTTTGAGCTTTTGGGAATTAAAAAATCTCTCAAAAGGTTCATGAACTGAAAATCTGAAGGGAAAAGATTCAGGTCACTTGCACTTGTTTTGATCttttctattttgtttaaaattttaaccatttaaaataggtttttttaattaaaataagtttagatttcaaactgaaaagtaattttaaatcaGGAAACAAAGCTTTCATTTAGAAAAGTGTCAAAACTGGACATTTTGACAATTTCCAAACTTGAGTCAAGAAATGTGTCAAAACTGATCCTTCATCAAaatcacaatgctttgctggaaTCAGCATTTCTTTTATGGAAAAGAACATTTTGGTGAAAAGTGCCCAACCAGCTGGACATGCCACACACACAATTAGCAGCCTCCACCAAAATCAGAGTGAGGCTATAACAGAAGGTGTGAGGGTTTTCCATTACTGCAATGCTCTTGCCTTGTGGGGGGTGCTACACTGAGGGCCAGTGGTACCAACACTGAGTCTGATGCTGTGTTTGTTAATCCAGAGTTGTGCCCTGATTGCCCTCCTAGCCTGGGCACAAGAGAGGAAATATAAATAACTGAGCCAGCACTTAAGTCTGAGGAGATGGAAAGCCAAAGGCCTGGCATTTCAAATGGCATCCCCACCTGCAAATGATGATTCTGGAGGTGGCAGACACTTGTCTGTGGGGAAGACACTGCAAAGGGCTATGAGCTGTGTGTCTTACCCTGTTCACCTAAAGCAGGCCCAGGCAATCACTCCCCACGAGGGGAGCTCTCACAAGGAGATAGATCCCTGGCACTGCAATTGCCCAGATCGGCTGCCTAATTCTTGCTTTCATCTGGCCTGTGGAAAGGTTTCTCTAGGTCACACTGCACAGCAAGGGCTAGGAGTGGGAAGATAGATGCCTTGCTTGAAAGCATAGGAGACATTGCTAAGGCCGTTGATGGGCTCGAAGAGAAGTCTCTCtttggggctctgacacatccagCTGGTGATAATGAAAAGCCCTCATGTTCTTTAATATTAggtcctggtcctggtcctgcAAGCAGTGCTTGCTCATGTGACTAGAATCCCTGACAGGTACAGGACCTCCTCTGAGTGTCAGGATTGAGCCCATCTTAAGGTGGCTAACAAAAACAGCACATTTTATTTTCACACTTCCCCCCCAAATAATGAGCTTGAATGAGAACGTAGGTTGGCAGGATTTTAATCTATcctgagaaaaaaacaaaaagcatcaAGGAGAGGAGATTAAGACATGGTTTGTATGAGAGCTGACAAAGATTCTTTGGCATTTTATACAGGCAGGTCAGCTTCTGGATTTGGACTTATTAACTAATGGTTGAGAAGGGACAAGAGCAGTATTTACTTACAACCAGTTTCTAACTGATACAGTCTTATGGGAGAGTTGTTGTCGCACAGCCTGTGACACATGAGCTGAAGGGCCTACCTGCCACATTAAAGCCAAGAGCCCCAGCTGTTTAGTTTGACTGTATGTATTTCAGTTGTTACATTTCACAGAGCTAGGCGTGAGCTGCTGAGCCTGGAGCCAGACTTCCCCTCATAGTAACAATGACAATACACACTTGCCTTTATATAGCACACTGCCTTGGAGGATCTCAGAGTGCTGTGCCAAGCTGTGTAACTAAGTATTACCATGCTAATGTCACAAAtgaggaaacaggcacagagagctAGTGTGATGTGGGTCACTGACTTTTCAGTGGCCTCACTAACTTACAGAGCCCAGATGCCCCCTTTCAAGGCCGTGCACTATGGGTGCTCCCCCCTCCCACTATTGGCATGCCCCACTATACCGGGACTTTGAGGGAATGCAACATAGAGCCACTTATGCCTGGCCATATCACCTTGGGGCCCATGCAAAGCCCATTTCTATCAATACAGCGATGATTGAAGTCATGGCTAGAAGTGGCTGCATAAAAAGGCCAGTGCAGTATTAGACAGTCAAAGCCACAGAATTAGGGATAGAAAACACCACAGAAATGTGCTAAGAGAATTGTTGGGACTTTTTTCTCTGTCCTCAGTGTTACATCATGGGTGAAAGAATCAAGACTGTCCTGTAACACCCAGCACAATAAAAATGTGTATTCTTGGCCAGTGAAATGCTGATCTGGCAACCGGAAGGAAATTTGTCAGGCAACACGGAAAATATCCCACagtgctttgggatgaaaggccTTATAGAAATGCAAGACATTATAGCATTTCAGAGACGTGTTGCTTGCGGGCCTGAATGTAAGTCAGGACTTCTTGGTCCTATTACTGTATAAGGAATTGACTCAGTGtcactgggtgactttgggcaagtcacatcatttctctgtgcctcagtttcttcacctCTAACATGTTATTAATGGACTCTAAAAGTGAATAATCACACAGGAGCTGTGATGACTAATTCTACAGTCTTCAAAAAGTGATTGGAGTGTGAGCGATGCTGACATCAGATGCAgatctgagctgcccacagattggGGATGTCTGGATGTAGGTGTTGGATTGGCTCATAGATATTAGGTTTCATTCCCAGAAACAGTGAGGAGGATGAAATCATATGAAGGACAAAGCTGGCAGAGAAAGCTCAAAGCAGGGTTGGTGGAGCTAGGGCATGAAAAGGGCAGCAGAAAAATAAAAGCGACAGTCTGCTTTCTGTA of the Gopherus flavomarginatus isolate rGopFla2 chromosome 1, rGopFla2.mat.asm, whole genome shotgun sequence genome contains:
- the IGSF11 gene encoding immunoglobulin superfamily member 11 isoform X1, which produces MPAEPLSLPGMTARGSGGWGLWVAPLAALLSLRGLVSPLEVSVSSGSIQVARGQTAILPCTFTTSAALTNLNVIWMVIPLSNANQPEQVILYQGGQIFGGAPQFYGRVGFAGTMPTTSASIFINNTQLSDTGTYQCLVNNLPDRSGRNIGVIGLTVLVPPSAPLCRILGSLDVGSDITLTCNSEEGIPRPTYLWEKLDNAPRLPPTATQDQVQGTVTLRNISTVSSGLYQCVASNAIGTSTCLLDLQVIAPHPRSVGLIAGAVATGAVVLIVCIVLVAVALVYWKNKHKEEEEEEIPNEIREDDLPPKCSSVTKAFHGDASSSENDTLTSSNTYNSRYWNDHKANHATDSFTRFSNNNDVRQPFSRSGSTNARPVYANGGHPSPAPPKTLVVTASTAPSPQEVARSNGSVSRKPRPQPTRSYAVSQATLERIGAVPVMVPAQSRAGSLV
- the IGSF11 gene encoding immunoglobulin superfamily member 11 isoform X2, coding for MVIPLSNANQPEQVILYQGGQIFGGAPQFYGRVGFAGTMPTTSASIFINNTQLSDTGTYQCLVNNLPDRSGRNIGVIGLTVLVPPSAPLCRILGSLDVGSDITLTCNSEEGIPRPTYLWEKLDNAPRLPPTATQDQVQGTVTLRNISTVSSGLYQCVASNAIGTSTCLLDLQVIAPHPRSVGLIAGAVATGAVVLIVCIVLVAVALVYWKNKHKEEEEEEIPNEIREDDLPPKCSSVTKAFHGDASSSENDTLTSSNTYNSRYWNDHKANHATDSFTRFSNNNDVRQPFSRSGSTNARPVYANGGHPSPAPPKTLVVTASTAPSPQEVARSNGSVSRKPRPQPTRSYAVSQATLERIGAVPVMVPAQSRAGSLV